TCTCAGCGTCACTGCACCTGTGAGTGGAGGGCAGCTGAAGTTCCCAGGGGCACGGGCCCCACGGTCTACCACCATGGCGCCTCCAGCAGGATGGGCAAACAGCTGTGGAGAGGGTGTGCTGAGGGTGACAGACTGCTCTGCTTCCCTTGcagcagagccagatgcaggctGAGTGAGAGCATATCTTAGAAGGGCAACCACCAAGCTCTTCTCCCCAAGTGTGGCCCATGGCAGAGCATGTCCTGGAGCAGGTGGCGGCCCTGAGCCAGTGtccccacagtcctgggatgCTTGGTGGCCATCCTCATTCATGCTTGCACTGTCTTAACTGCAGATGTCCGGCAGGGGGTTGGCTATGCCTCCCTTCAAGTACTGGGCACAAACtataaagatttttctctctcctccttccttcaggTCGTGTGTGTCCCTCTCTGGATTCTCATGTCCTTTCTGTGCCTGGTGGTCCTCTATTACATTGTGTGGTCTGTCCTGTTCCTGCGTTCCATGGACGTGATTGCAGAACAGCGAAGGACACACATAACAATGGCACTGAGCTGGATGACCATCGTCGTGCCTCTCCTTACTTTTGAGGTAAGCTTTCGACAGCAGAACTTCTCAGGCCTTGGGTCCCACCCTGTCCTGTGACAGCACTCTGTGTACCTAGAAAGCATGGtaaatgggggtggggatggagggcatGATGCCAAAATTAGAGCATCCTTTCTTTTGGGGGACTGGCAGTGAGAAGTGAGTCCTTGTGGCCGTGATGCATCAGTACGTGTGGATTTGTCTATATCTAGAAAGAGAGTTGGTTATTTTTCGTTAGCATTCTTATAGAATGGGCACCGTTGACTCCTCAGAACGATCACCAGGAGGAGCTTCCCATAACAGTCCTGCTGTTGGAAGCCTCCCAAGTATACAGATTCTCCTTGGTCCTGAAGAAGGACATGAAAGTAGGTGTCATGCTACCCCACAAGATAGAGTGTATCTGTAGTCTTCTGTGGAGCTGACCTTACCCCTTGTGAGACCTGACAAGGGAGGGCTGGACTGGCCTTAGACATTGTCCGTCCTCAGATGCTTTATCAATAGGACCTCAcctgtttctctttccttagaTCCTGTTGGTTCACAAACTGGATGGCCACAACGCGTTCTCTTGTATCCCAATATTTGTCCCTCTTTGGCTCTCCTTAATCACTCTGATGGCAACCACTTTTGGACAGAAGGGAGGAAACCACTGTATGTACTCAGCACTTCGGAAGCCCTCgacctgtgtgtctctgtgcatgtgtgcatgtggccCTATTCTATGAACAGTGAGCCTGAGAGTCCCAGTTAGGGAGGTCGCAGAGGAAATGTAGGCCTGAGGAAGGCCTGGAATATTCTGAGGGAAGAGTGCGCTGTCAACCTTGCTTTCTCTGACCCATGCCCTTCCTATGGCACACTGTGCCATTTGAGGTAGGCCTCTCAGCCCTGTCCCCTCTGCTGCAACATGAGGATGAAGTTACCTGCTTTCCAGGGGCTCCTGAGGACTAGATAAAAATccacatcacaaaaaaaaaaaaaaatccacatcacCCTCCAAACCCTGGGAGTCCACTCAGGTTCTGTGccccgccctgccctccccagggacATTCCCGACATCACTATGTCTTGTCAGTGGGGCCCTGCTTGctctcccttctctccacctGTGTGATGGGACACTCAGTTTTGAAGTGATCTTTGACAAGAGTCCTTTCCTCACTAGACCATAGGCTCCTTTGCAGGTAGCCCCAGAGCATGCCATTCTGGAAGCCAGGGGATGGTGGGGGGTGCACTGGGAGAGCCAGCACTGAGTGGATGGTCCTGTGGTATAGGTAGCACGAACAAAGCCTCGGAGGAGCAGCTGTGAGGGGGCCCTGTGAGCTCGGGTTGCCGGCTGGCCTGGACCAGTGCCTGCCAGATGCTGACAAGTCCCTTTTTCCGGTGACATTCTCTGTCGTATGTGAGCATATCCCAGATAGGGAAGGCGAGAGGATGCTGACGTAGTCCCAATGCCTCGGGAATGTGTCTGAGGCTCACTAGAGCAGTCCTGACTGCTGGGACCCCCATCAGAGCACCCGGGAGGCCTGTGTCAGTGGaccaccccacctcccccacttTCTGATCTCTAATGGGGTCGCAGTGGGCCAGCCCGGGAGCCCCACTTAGAGAGCTGCAAGCCACAGGCCCATCTTCTTGCCCTTCATGGGTATCCAAGCCTTGCTTAGTTGTCATTTCTAAGGCATCGGGAGAAAGGGTTACGTGGTCCAAGTAAAACTTCCTGTTCAGGGTAGCACAGCCACAGCAGATCCCATGGAGGCCAGTGTGGTAAGCAAGTGCATCCTTGTTTTTCAGGGTGGTTTGGGATTCGCAAGGATTTCTGTCAGTTTCTGCTTGAACTCTTCCCGTTTTTGAGAGAATATGGGAACATCTCCTATGACCTCCACCATGAAGataatgaggaaacagaagaaacacCCGTTCCAGAACCTCCTAAGATTGCCCCAATGTTCCGTAAGAAGACCAGGGTGGTTATCACCCAGAGCCCTGGGAAATATGTCCTCCCACCTCCcaaattaaatattgaaatgcCAGATTAGATACCACTCCCGCGGGCAGAACGCCAGTGGACTGGGACACACGCTCTCTTCTACCCTCCTCTGCGTCTTTGTTTACCCCACCCAGaactggagctggagctggggctctGGGGACTTCCATCTCATGCCTTGTTTGCACTCAATGCCTACCAGTGACTCACCATGATGGGACACACAAATGGCAGGTGACTGACACATGCAgccgggctggggtggggtgtgtgtcgGCAGCCGCGGGTGTGACGGAGGGAGTGCGAGGGACAAGGAGAAAGCAACCCCCTCTGGGCAGGTGCCTCAGGAGCCAACTTGGATCTCTTAGGGGTGGCTGATCAGGCCACAGGAGGAATTGGTTTTCAAAGTGCTAAAATTCCCATCAAAAGTGTTCtttgaaaaggtttttttaaacCAGGCTGGCCTCAGTACGTAGCTTAGCATCTGCTGTTGCAGAATAGTCAGTAGGAACCTAAATATTCCTTGAGAGCATCAAGCTCCAGTACCCACTGTCATTATTACTGTTTGTGTTCCTGCTGTGGAAGTAGTTGCTCTTCCAGTGAGGCTGACAGCAGTTTTTAATGGCCTCATTGGTGAGCCCTTTCTAATGGAGTGATTCCGAGCCTGTATagtatttatacaaatattttagcaTTGTAATATACCGTGTTAAATCCTAGTTCTGTACAGTATATTctgttaaagtatttttttacGAGCTTGTATTGGAGATATACATGTTCTGTTGCAGAAGTAGAAGTTGCTGGCACACCTGTCCTACAAAGGGGGTGTCACCCCTTAATGGGACATCATCATTTCCCCCCTGAAATCCTCCACATACACAGTAGCTGCTACTGCCAGAACAGCCACAATAAGCAAGAAATGGTTTATGCTTTTCCTACGTTCTGGGAATATTCGTT
The Vulpes vulpes isolate BD-2025 chromosome X, VulVul3, whole genome shotgun sequence genome window above contains:
- the TMEM185A gene encoding transmembrane protein 185A gives rise to the protein MNLRGLFQDFNPSKFLIYACLLLFSVLLALRLDGIIQWSYWAVFAPIWLWKLMVIVGASVGTGVWARNPQYRAEGETCVEFKAMLIAVGIHLLLLLFEVLVCDRIERGSHFWLLVFMPLFFVSPVSVAACVWGFRHDRSLELEILCSVNILQFIFIALRLDKIIHWPWLVVCVPLWILMSFLCLVVLYYIVWSVLFLRSMDVIAEQRRTHITMALSWMTIVVPLLTFEILLVHKLDGHNAFSCIPIFVPLWLSLITLMATTFGQKGGNHWWFGIRKDFCQFLLELFPFLREYGNISYDLHHEDNEETEETPVPEPPKIAPMFRKKTRVVITQSPGKYVLPPPKLNIEMPD